A region of Rhizorhabdus wittichii RW1 DNA encodes the following proteins:
- a CDS encoding 5-carboxymethyl-2-hydroxymuconate Delta-isomerase (PFAM: fumarylacetoacetate (FAA) hydrolase) — translation MSSFFQLGTFARDDGSLPALVIEGAVLDLRAAAERAGLALPPFAAISDLLGDWDATFERLSAVADHARADGLQAFSLGTVESLRPCPPPGRVGKMLFAAANYSDHVRNMRKTFTPDIPLADQGKQLPPLRPYMFGKINVPTGAFDDIILPPGMERIDWEAELMVVIGTPGLAIRPAEAHRHIAGYMTGNDVSCRDRTWREDRPTIRSDWLGGKSYDSFAPLGPLLTPRQFVPDHADLAIRLWVNGELKQDGNSRDMTFGIEEQIEYASSMMTLLPGDVIATGTPAGTGQERGEFLKEGDIVETEVESCGRQRNRVVARRRAEIAA, via the coding sequence ATGTCTTCCTTTTTCCAACTGGGCACGTTCGCCCGCGACGACGGCTCCCTCCCCGCGCTGGTGATCGAGGGCGCGGTGCTCGACCTTCGCGCCGCCGCCGAGCGCGCGGGCCTGGCGCTGCCCCCCTTCGCGGCGATCAGCGACCTGCTCGGCGACTGGGACGCGACCTTCGAGCGCCTGTCCGCCGTGGCCGATCACGCGCGGGCGGACGGCCTCCAGGCCTTCTCGCTCGGCACGGTGGAGAGTCTGCGCCCCTGCCCGCCGCCGGGCCGGGTCGGCAAGATGCTCTTCGCGGCCGCGAACTACAGCGATCATGTCCGCAACATGCGCAAGACCTTCACCCCCGACATCCCGCTCGCCGACCAGGGCAAGCAGTTGCCGCCGCTGCGCCCCTATATGTTCGGCAAGATCAACGTGCCGACCGGGGCCTTCGACGACATCATCCTGCCGCCCGGCATGGAGCGGATCGACTGGGAGGCCGAGCTGATGGTCGTGATCGGCACGCCGGGCCTTGCGATCCGCCCGGCCGAGGCGCACCGCCACATCGCCGGCTACATGACCGGAAACGACGTCTCCTGCCGCGACCGGACCTGGCGCGAGGATCGCCCGACCATCCGGTCCGACTGGCTCGGCGGAAAGAGCTATGACAGCTTCGCGCCGCTCGGCCCGCTGCTGACCCCGCGCCAGTTCGTGCCCGACCATGCCGACCTGGCGATCCGCCTGTGGGTGAACGGCGAGCTCAAGCAGGACGGCAATTCGCGCGACATGACCTTCGGCATCGAGGAGCAGATCGAATATGCCTCGTCGATGATGACGCTGCTGCCCGGCGACGTGATCGCCACCGGCACCCCCGCCGGCACCGGCCAGGAGCGGGGCGAATTCCTCAAGGAAGGCGACATCGTCGAGACCGAGGTGGAATCCTGCGGACGACAGCGCAACCGCGTCGTCGCGCGCCGCCGGGCGGAGATCGCGGCATGA
- a CDS encoding amidohydrolase 2 (PFAM: amidohydrolase 2) — protein MSDGTRAAPGTDGLHVCRKPLPTRPARPRRRAGGAAVVDLHCHFLVAEVEAMAAEAPDAPRPPAAASEAAAATARYNAELIRTTYRPPLTDIDTRLADMDAMGVDVQAISPSPTQYHYWAPADLGEALVARINERIATLCADHPDRLVGLGSVALQHPLLAREQLRHAVRGLGLRGVEISTMVNGDGIDDPRFAPFWEEAERFGALVLVHPLGTTVGPRMDAHYLSNVIGQPLETMIALSRLIMGGHFDRYPALKLCAVHGGGYLPKYAGRSDHGWKVRPECDGCAHPPSAYLRRIWYDSLVYEPAELRALIDAVGADRIVVGTDYPFDMGDYDPIGLVDAVPGLGAADKAAILGGNARKLLGIAGPGLRKE, from the coding sequence ATGAGCGACGGGACTCGGGCGGCCCCTGGCACGGACGGCCTGCACGTCTGCCGCAAGCCGCTACCGACCCGGCCGGCCCGGCCCCGGCGCCGGGCCGGCGGCGCGGCCGTGGTCGACCTGCATTGCCATTTCCTGGTCGCCGAGGTCGAGGCGATGGCCGCCGAGGCGCCGGACGCCCCCCGCCCGCCCGCCGCGGCAAGCGAGGCCGCCGCGGCAACGGCGCGCTACAATGCCGAGCTGATCCGCACCACCTACCGCCCGCCGCTGACCGACATCGACACGCGGCTGGCCGACATGGATGCGATGGGGGTCGACGTCCAGGCGATCAGCCCCTCGCCGACCCAATATCATTATTGGGCGCCGGCCGACCTCGGCGAGGCGCTGGTCGCCCGGATCAACGAACGGATCGCCACGCTGTGCGCCGATCATCCCGACCGCCTCGTCGGCCTCGGCAGCGTCGCGCTGCAACACCCCCTGCTCGCGCGCGAGCAGCTCCGCCACGCGGTGCGCGGCCTCGGCCTGCGCGGGGTCGAGATCTCGACCATGGTCAACGGCGACGGCATCGACGACCCGCGCTTCGCGCCCTTCTGGGAAGAGGCCGAACGGTTCGGCGCGCTGGTGCTGGTGCATCCGCTCGGCACCACGGTCGGCCCCCGGATGGACGCGCATTATCTGTCCAACGTCATCGGGCAGCCGCTGGAGACCATGATCGCGCTGTCGCGCCTGATCATGGGCGGCCATTTCGACCGCTACCCCGCGCTGAAGCTCTGCGCGGTCCATGGCGGCGGCTATCTGCCCAAATATGCCGGGCGCAGCGACCATGGCTGGAAGGTGCGGCCCGAATGCGACGGCTGCGCCCATCCGCCGAGCGCGTATCTGCGCCGGATCTGGTACGACAGCCTCGTCTACGAACCCGCCGAGCTCCGCGCGCTGATCGATGCGGTGGGCGCGGATCGCATCGTCGTCGGCACCGACTATCCGTTCGACATGGGCGACTACGACCCCATCGGACTGGTCGATGCCGTCCCCGGCCTCGGCGCCGCCGACAAGGCGGCCATATTGGGCGGCAACGCCCGCAAGCTTCTGGGCATCGCCGGGCCCGGCCTCAGGAAGGAATAG
- a CDS encoding TonB-dependent receptor (PFAM: TonB-dependent receptor; TonB-dependent receptor, plug): MGSSKFVRGASLIAIAGAFAAVPPAYAQGQAGVEAQSGQDGSSGGLEEIVVTAQKRSENAQKVAATVTVVNAEALVAGGVTDLRGVASFLPMTNLSQENVVTQAFIRGIGQTSDAETNDPAVATNIDGVYQSRYTLSGSMFDIERVEVLAGPQGTLYGRNAAGGAINITTKLPQFTPGGEARFEIGNYNRFHGFGAINVPLSQQVALRGAVDYLRHDGYLSNGQNAKDNLAARLTALIEPDSDLTIVLRGEYQHTGGDGDGIVLRPLLKKSDPWFQPEIPGEDFYVHRKVYKGNAEIKYQVGGPANLSVTYIPAYTYYDLSYRSPIGYNQRYYPNPGVAGNPLTGFAGALENLGDTGRQLTNELRLAGDTGRLNFVLGLFQFRQSAHGPGVSFEIYNPGVFSGGSFRPYSFASGGPQNDLNVVTNSKAIFGQATYAVTDALRFTVGGRYSWDKRHADGVSQGLVPIANIALPPIVYDLRLSDNRFDWKVGVEADVAPHSMAYATVQTGYIGSGFNITSNAAASTFKPETLTAYTVGLKNSLFGNSLRLNLEAFYYDYRQLQVSAYNSASGSALLYNVPKSEIYGLQVDTTWKAGPNTTFTANLGYLHATIKRGVLPPGAVYTCGVPGAIPAELCNGNSLIDYSGFTLPNAPRWSGSTSVTQIFPLASGAAIEARGSMNFESKSWGLFSHLEGLDKPAFAKIDASLTYRSSDERWALGLWVRNLTNNARYVTPTTTNVYGLNTWFIDAPRTAGMKAELSF; this comes from the coding sequence ATGGGCAGCAGCAAATTCGTCCGCGGCGCATCGCTGATCGCCATCGCCGGCGCTTTCGCGGCGGTGCCGCCGGCCTATGCGCAAGGCCAGGCCGGGGTCGAGGCGCAATCGGGGCAGGATGGTTCGTCCGGCGGGCTGGAGGAGATCGTCGTCACCGCCCAGAAGCGTTCGGAAAACGCCCAGAAGGTCGCCGCGACGGTCACCGTGGTCAATGCGGAGGCGCTCGTCGCCGGCGGCGTCACCGATCTTCGCGGCGTCGCCAGCTTCCTGCCGATGACCAATCTCAGCCAGGAGAATGTGGTCACGCAGGCCTTCATCCGCGGCATCGGCCAGACCAGCGACGCGGAGACCAACGATCCCGCCGTCGCCACCAATATCGATGGCGTCTACCAGTCGCGCTATACCCTGTCGGGATCGATGTTCGACATCGAGCGGGTCGAGGTCCTGGCCGGTCCGCAGGGCACGCTGTATGGCCGCAACGCGGCCGGCGGCGCGATCAACATCACCACCAAGCTGCCGCAGTTCACGCCCGGCGGCGAGGCCCGGTTCGAGATCGGCAACTATAACCGCTTCCACGGCTTTGGCGCGATCAACGTCCCGCTCTCGCAGCAGGTGGCGCTGCGCGGCGCCGTCGATTATCTGCGCCACGACGGCTACCTCTCCAACGGGCAGAACGCGAAGGACAATCTCGCCGCGCGCCTGACCGCGCTGATCGAGCCCGACAGCGACCTGACGATCGTGCTGCGCGGCGAATATCAGCATACCGGCGGCGACGGCGACGGCATCGTGCTGCGCCCGCTCCTCAAGAAGAGCGATCCCTGGTTCCAGCCCGAGATTCCCGGCGAGGACTTCTACGTCCATCGCAAGGTCTACAAGGGCAATGCCGAGATCAAATATCAGGTCGGCGGACCGGCCAATCTCTCGGTCACCTATATTCCGGCCTATACCTATTACGACCTGAGCTACCGGTCGCCGATCGGCTACAACCAGCGCTATTATCCGAACCCGGGCGTCGCCGGGAACCCGTTGACCGGCTTCGCCGGCGCGCTGGAGAATCTCGGCGATACCGGCCGGCAGCTCACCAACGAGCTGCGCCTGGCGGGCGATACCGGCCGGCTCAACTTCGTCCTGGGCCTGTTCCAGTTCCGCCAGTCCGCGCACGGCCCGGGCGTTTCGTTCGAGATCTACAATCCGGGGGTCTTCTCGGGCGGCTCGTTCAGGCCGTACAGCTTCGCCTCGGGCGGCCCGCAGAACGATCTCAACGTCGTCACCAACTCGAAGGCGATCTTCGGGCAGGCGACCTATGCGGTCACCGATGCCCTGCGGTTCACCGTCGGCGGCCGATATTCTTGGGACAAGCGGCATGCCGACGGCGTGTCCCAGGGGCTCGTCCCGATCGCGAACATCGCGCTGCCGCCGATCGTCTACGACCTGCGCCTGTCGGATAACCGGTTCGACTGGAAGGTCGGCGTGGAGGCCGACGTCGCGCCGCATTCGATGGCCTACGCCACCGTGCAGACCGGCTATATCGGCAGTGGCTTCAACATCACCTCGAACGCCGCCGCCTCGACCTTCAAGCCGGAGACGCTCACCGCCTATACCGTCGGCCTGAAGAATTCACTGTTCGGCAACTCGCTGCGCCTCAACCTCGAGGCCTTCTATTATGACTACCGCCAGTTGCAGGTGTCGGCCTACAACAGTGCGTCGGGTTCGGCGCTCCTCTACAATGTGCCGAAGTCGGAGATTTACGGCCTTCAGGTCGACACGACCTGGAAGGCGGGGCCGAACACGACGTTCACCGCGAACCTCGGTTATCTCCATGCCACGATCAAGCGGGGCGTGCTGCCACCGGGCGCCGTCTATACCTGCGGGGTTCCGGGCGCCATTCCGGCCGAACTGTGCAACGGCAACAGCCTGATCGACTATTCGGGCTTCACCCTTCCCAATGCGCCGCGCTGGTCGGGGTCGACCTCGGTCACGCAGATCTTCCCGCTGGCGTCGGGCGCCGCGATCGAAGCGCGCGGATCGATGAACTTCGAATCCAAGTCCTGGGGCCTGTTCTCGCATCTGGAAGGGCTCGACAAGCCGGCCTTCGCGAAGATCGACGCGTCGCTCACCTACCGGTCGAGCGACGAGCGCTGGGCGCTCGGCCTGTGGGTTCGCAACCTGACCAACAACGCGCGCTACGTGACCCCGACCACGACCAACGTCTACGGGCTGAACACCTGGTTCATCGATGCGCCGCGGACGGCAGGCATGAAGGCCGAGCTGTCCTTCTAG
- a CDS encoding transcriptional regulator, TetR family (PFAM: regulatory protein, TetR), giving the protein MAKTAPATAPRKRGRPARKSNDVGRQALVDAARKVLTRVEPTLLTRQMVAEEAGVDPNLVRYYFGNIENLLMELVRAAHKSARAEMMARRIDSDPVERLRYRITRTFRLFHDNPYHHKLVSSMLYGDETSEAHAEWTEILTGSLEDLREILKLGEAAGLMRAVDPRYFHFLIISACEFWASNKPATGIVFKEENADFQGYADFIFDLVMEGLRPRA; this is encoded by the coding sequence ATGGCAAAGACGGCACCCGCGACCGCCCCCCGGAAAAGAGGCCGGCCGGCGCGCAAGTCGAACGACGTCGGGCGCCAGGCGCTGGTCGATGCGGCGCGCAAGGTGCTGACCCGTGTCGAGCCCACCCTGCTCACCCGCCAGATGGTGGCCGAGGAGGCGGGCGTGGACCCCAACCTGGTCCGCTATTATTTCGGCAATATCGAAAACCTGCTGATGGAACTGGTCCGCGCCGCGCACAAATCGGCCCGCGCCGAGATGATGGCGCGGCGCATCGACTCGGACCCGGTCGAGCGGCTGCGCTACAGGATCACGCGCACCTTCCGGCTGTTCCACGACAATCCCTACCACCACAAGCTGGTCTCATCGATGCTCTATGGCGACGAGACCTCGGAAGCGCATGCCGAGTGGACGGAAATCCTCACCGGGTCGCTCGAGGATCTCCGCGAGATATTGAAGCTGGGGGAGGCGGCCGGCCTGATGCGCGCGGTCGATCCCCGCTATTTCCACTTCCTGATCATATCGGCCTGCGAATTCTGGGCCAGCAACAAGCCGGCGACCGGCATCGTGTTCAAGGAGGAAAATGCCGACTTCCAGGGCTATGCCGACTTCATATTCGACCTGGTGATGGAAGGGCTGCGGCCCCGCGCCTGA
- a CDS encoding Glyoxalase/bleomycin resistance protein/dioxygenase (PFAM: Glyoxalase/bleomycin resistance protein/dioxygenase), with translation MPIQAVNSVVLGVEDLAAARRFYTDFGLSEATTAADRSDFRTLDGTEINLRRADDPALPPAVVDGPTVREIVWGVDDAATLDRIADELAKDRDAAFDADGVLHSRDDDGYGIAFRVDRRDAYVPPAPRLNLYGAPPARPVNQRIDFAEPIRPASVAHVVLFSTDVIAATRFYTERLGFRVSDMFREGRGAFLRAEGSGYHHNLFLIRGERRGLHHIAFAVNDFNDVVLGGKTMLARDWTPKMGPGRHLIGSNYFWYFESPCGGAMELTADMDRADDDWEVREWDFVPSNTAAWSTSFNPTR, from the coding sequence ATGCCCATCCAGGCCGTGAACAGCGTCGTCCTCGGGGTCGAGGACCTCGCCGCCGCCCGGCGTTTCTACACCGATTTCGGCCTGTCCGAGGCGACCACCGCCGCCGACCGGTCGGACTTCCGGACGCTCGACGGCACCGAGATCAACCTCCGCCGCGCGGACGATCCCGCGCTGCCCCCGGCGGTCGTCGACGGGCCGACGGTGCGCGAGATCGTCTGGGGCGTCGATGACGCGGCGACGCTCGACCGCATCGCCGACGAGCTCGCGAAGGACCGCGACGCCGCCTTCGACGCTGACGGCGTCCTGCACAGCCGCGACGACGACGGCTATGGCATCGCCTTCCGGGTCGATCGTCGCGACGCCTATGTGCCGCCGGCGCCGCGCCTCAACCTCTACGGCGCGCCGCCCGCCCGACCGGTCAACCAGCGCATCGACTTCGCCGAGCCGATCCGGCCGGCTTCGGTGGCGCATGTCGTCCTCTTCTCGACCGACGTGATCGCCGCGACGCGCTTCTATACCGAGCGGCTCGGCTTCCGGGTCAGCGACATGTTCAGGGAAGGCCGCGGCGCCTTCCTGCGCGCCGAGGGATCGGGCTACCACCACAATCTGTTCCTGATCCGCGGCGAACGGCGCGGGCTTCACCACATCGCCTTCGCCGTCAACGACTTCAACGACGTCGTCCTCGGCGGAAAGACGATGCTCGCCCGCGACTGGACCCCGAAGATGGGGCCGGGCCGTCACCTGATCGGCTCCAACTACTTCTGGTATTTCGAGAGTCCCTGCGGCGGCGCGATGGAGCTGACCGCCGACATGGATCGCGCCGACGACGACTGGGAGGTGCGCGAATGGGACTTCGTTCCCAGCAACACCGCCGCCTGGTCCACCAGCTTCAACCCGACACGATAA
- a CDS encoding major facilitator superfamily MFS_1 (PFAM: major facilitator superfamily MFS_1), protein MLLHPDSRRAAPTGTAPWREWWLVGVLTVASMLAYIDKNIVSLMVVSIQKDLGLRPAQVTLALGTAFAIANILISIPAGWLADRVQRRSIVAVAILLWSAMAIACGNVTGFVTLLLARAGVGLAEGLLPPACYSMIGDGVSPQRRARALGVFSMSNLVGTGLAFLGGGLLLGLLGRVDYSGLPLVGHLPPWGLALVITGALGFPLLLLVFLFREPKRHEAAGDQAAASPEPPSWSEVLRALAARRGMLVPLAIFSVAHAMLTNSVNLWIAPLLMGRFGLTPAQIGTLSGALLLTAGPIGLFVAGAVIDRLNRQGRHGAQLIALVVAAIMLPCAIFHGLAATQASFWFWQALLLLVATTYLLVTSSIVTRELPPAMVGRAIAIFLLLQGLLGVGLAPTLTALAIETVFAGDAQPIGHAMATMHGAYAAVALVAAIVMFRRGRALR, encoded by the coding sequence ATGCTTCTGCACCCGGATAGTCGGCGCGCCGCGCCCACCGGCACGGCGCCATGGCGCGAATGGTGGCTGGTCGGGGTGCTGACCGTCGCGAGCATGCTCGCCTATATCGACAAGAACATTGTCTCCCTCATGGTCGTCTCGATCCAGAAGGACCTGGGCCTGCGCCCGGCGCAGGTGACGCTCGCGCTCGGCACGGCCTTCGCGATCGCCAACATCCTGATCAGCATTCCGGCGGGCTGGCTCGCCGATCGCGTGCAGCGGCGATCGATCGTCGCGGTCGCGATCCTGCTCTGGTCGGCGATGGCGATCGCCTGCGGCAACGTCACCGGCTTCGTCACCCTGTTGCTGGCGCGCGCCGGCGTGGGCCTGGCGGAGGGGCTGTTGCCGCCCGCCTGCTACTCGATGATCGGCGACGGGGTGTCGCCGCAGCGGCGCGCGCGGGCGTTGGGCGTCTTCTCGATGTCGAACCTGGTCGGGACTGGGCTCGCCTTCCTGGGGGGCGGGCTGCTGCTCGGGCTGCTCGGGCGGGTCGACTATTCGGGCCTGCCGCTGGTCGGGCACCTGCCGCCCTGGGGACTCGCGCTGGTGATCACCGGCGCCCTGGGCTTTCCGCTGCTGTTGCTGGTCTTCCTGTTCCGCGAGCCGAAGCGCCACGAGGCGGCCGGCGACCAGGCGGCGGCGAGCCCGGAGCCGCCGAGCTGGAGCGAGGTGCTGCGCGCGCTGGCCGCGCGGCGCGGCATGCTCGTTCCGCTCGCCATCTTCTCGGTCGCGCATGCGATGCTGACCAACTCGGTCAACCTCTGGATCGCGCCGCTGCTGATGGGCCGGTTCGGCCTGACGCCGGCCCAGATCGGGACGCTGAGCGGCGCGCTCCTGCTGACCGCCGGGCCAATCGGCCTCTTCGTCGCCGGCGCGGTGATCGATCGCCTCAACCGCCAGGGCCGCCACGGCGCCCAGCTGATCGCGCTGGTCGTCGCGGCGATCATGCTGCCCTGCGCGATATTCCACGGGCTCGCCGCCACCCAGGCCAGCTTCTGGTTCTGGCAGGCGCTGCTCCTGCTGGTCGCGACCACCTATCTGCTGGTGACGTCGAGCATCGTCACGCGTGAACTCCCGCCCGCCATGGTCGGGCGCGCGATCGCCATCTTCCTGCTGCTCCAGGGACTGCTGGGCGTCGGCCTCGCGCCGACCCTGACCGCGCTCGCGATCGAGACGGTCTTTGCGGGGGACGCGCAGCCGATCGGCCATGCGATGGCGACCATGCACGGCGCTTATGCCGCCGTCGCGCTGGTCGCGGCGATCGTGATGTTCCGGCGCGGCCGGGCGCTGCGGTGA
- a CDS encoding monooxygenase, FAD-binding (PFAM: monooxygenase, FAD-binding), protein MAVESVLVIGGGLGGLSAAVALAKGGCRVRLIERNPDWSALGAGLTFNGATARAFKTIGVLDEVVAAGAVHGMSDICDSDGTLLTTGSTEMVFGPDVPVLGGILRPVVHRIMVAAARKAGVECVPALTVAEWIEHRDGVAVRFSDGTTGRYDLAIGADGLMSSTRAQLFPDAPGPEFTGQGCWRAIAPRPASVETSILFLGGRHKVGLNPVSRDQMYLFLLETVPDNPWYDEADWPALLRGKLAEFGGYVAEVREGLGPDSSINYRPLETLVMPRPWYRGHVLLIGDAAHATTPHVGFGAGLAIEDGVVLGELVREGLPAGELVEAFTDRRFDRCRNVVEGSVALGELEMRHAPVADQRALSRSIYEMIQEPA, encoded by the coding sequence ATGGCAGTTGAGAGCGTCCTCGTCATCGGCGGCGGACTGGGCGGCTTGTCCGCGGCGGTCGCGCTCGCGAAGGGCGGGTGCAGGGTCCGGCTGATCGAGCGCAACCCGGACTGGAGCGCGCTGGGCGCCGGCCTGACCTTCAACGGCGCGACGGCGCGCGCCTTCAAGACGATCGGCGTGCTCGACGAGGTGGTCGCGGCCGGCGCGGTCCACGGCATGTCCGACATCTGCGACAGCGACGGCACGCTCCTCACCACCGGCAGCACCGAGATGGTGTTCGGTCCCGACGTGCCGGTGCTGGGCGGCATCCTGCGCCCGGTCGTCCATCGGATCATGGTCGCCGCCGCCCGCAAGGCCGGGGTCGAATGCGTCCCCGCGCTGACCGTCGCCGAATGGATCGAGCATCGCGACGGCGTCGCCGTGCGGTTCAGCGACGGCACGACCGGGCGCTACGACCTGGCGATCGGGGCCGACGGGCTGATGTCGTCGACCCGCGCGCAGCTGTTCCCCGATGCGCCGGGCCCCGAATTCACCGGCCAAGGCTGCTGGCGGGCGATCGCGCCGCGGCCCGCGTCGGTGGAGACCAGCATCCTGTTCCTCGGCGGGCGGCACAAGGTGGGCCTCAATCCGGTCTCCCGCGACCAGATGTACCTGTTCCTGCTCGAGACGGTGCCCGACAATCCCTGGTATGACGAGGCCGACTGGCCCGCGCTGCTGCGCGGCAAGCTGGCCGAGTTCGGCGGCTATGTCGCCGAGGTGCGGGAAGGCCTCGGACCGGACTCCAGCATCAACTACCGGCCGCTCGAAACGCTGGTCATGCCCCGCCCCTGGTATCGCGGGCATGTGCTGCTGATCGGCGATGCCGCGCATGCGACGACCCCGCATGTCGGCTTCGGCGCGGGACTGGCGATCGAGGACGGCGTCGTATTGGGCGAACTGGTGCGCGAAGGATTGCCGGCCGGCGAGCTGGTCGAGGCCTTCACCGATCGCCGCTTCGACCGGTGCCGCAACGTCGTCGAGGGCTCGGTGGCGCTCGGCGAACTCGAGATGCGCCACGCGCCGGTTGCCGACCAGCGCGCCCTGTCGCGCTCGATCTACGAGATGATCCAGGAGCCGGCATGA
- a CDS encoding fumarylacetoacetase (TIGRFAM: fumarylacetoacetase~PFAM: fumarylacetoacetate (FAA) hydrolase; Domain of unknown function DUF1969), producing MTLSMRYPAIDETHDPALSSWVEGADDHPDFPVQNLPLGIVSTGGGDPRVGVAIGEHVLDLAAIAGLLPDDGRAALSQPSLNAYMALRPEQRLALRRRLSSLLTREDERRAIEPHLHRASACMLHMPARIGDYTDFYTGIHHAVNLGSVFRPDHPLLPNYKHVPIGYHGRASSVRISGVPVRRPSGQVRTAEGTAPELAPTRRLDFELELGFWVGAANRPGEALPIERAPDSLVGICLLNDWSARDVQAWEYQPLGPFLAKNFHTTISPWVVTAEALAPFRIAQPARPEGDPAPLPYLFDAADQAHGALSLDLHVALLPRGGTEAVPIARSHASHMYWTPAQLVAHHSVGGCNLEPGDLLGSGTISAPVPSGLGSLMEMTRGWKDPITLPDGQSRLALEDGDEIRLSAVASAPGFRSIGLGRCDGRVVA from the coding sequence ATGACGCTATCGATGCGCTATCCCGCGATCGACGAAACCCACGATCCCGCGCTGTCGAGCTGGGTCGAGGGCGCCGACGACCATCCGGACTTTCCGGTCCAGAACCTGCCGCTCGGCATCGTCTCGACCGGCGGTGGCGATCCGCGCGTCGGCGTCGCGATCGGCGAGCATGTCCTCGACCTCGCCGCCATCGCCGGCCTGCTGCCCGACGACGGCCGCGCCGCGCTGTCGCAACCCTCGCTCAACGCCTATATGGCACTGCGACCGGAGCAGCGGCTGGCGTTGCGGCGCCGGCTTTCGTCGCTGCTGACCCGCGAGGACGAGCGCCGGGCGATCGAGCCGCATCTCCATCGCGCGTCCGCCTGCATGCTGCACATGCCGGCGCGGATCGGCGACTACACCGATTTCTACACCGGCATCCACCATGCGGTGAACCTCGGGAGCGTGTTCCGCCCCGACCATCCGCTGCTGCCCAACTACAAGCATGTCCCGATCGGCTATCACGGGCGCGCCTCCTCGGTCCGGATATCGGGCGTCCCCGTCCGCCGCCCCTCCGGGCAGGTCAGGACCGCCGAGGGGACGGCGCCCGAGCTGGCCCCCACCCGGCGGCTCGACTTCGAGCTGGAGTTGGGCTTCTGGGTCGGCGCGGCCAACCGCCCCGGCGAAGCACTGCCGATCGAGCGCGCGCCCGACAGCCTGGTCGGCATCTGCCTGCTCAACGACTGGTCCGCGCGCGACGTCCAGGCCTGGGAATATCAGCCGCTCGGCCCCTTCCTCGCCAAGAATTTCCACACGACCATCTCCCCCTGGGTGGTGACGGCCGAGGCGCTGGCGCCGTTCCGCATTGCCCAGCCGGCGCGGCCCGAGGGCGACCCCGCTCCCCTGCCCTATCTGTTCGACGCGGCCGACCAGGCGCATGGCGCGCTGTCGCTCGACCTCCATGTCGCCCTGCTGCCGCGCGGCGGCACGGAGGCCGTCCCGATCGCGCGCTCCCATGCGTCGCACATGTATTGGACGCCGGCGCAGCTCGTCGCCCATCACAGCGTCGGCGGCTGCAACCTCGAACCCGGCGACCTGCTGGGCAGCGGCACGATCTCCGCCCCCGTTCCCTCGGGACTCGGCAGCCTGATGGAGATGACGCGCGGGTGGAAGGACCCGATCACGCTCCCCGACGGGCAGAGCCGCCTCGCCCTCGAAGACGGCGACGAGATCCGGTTGAGCGCGGTGGCGTCGGCTCCGGGATTCCGGTCGATCGGCCTGGGCCGCTGCGACGGAAGGGTAGTCGCATGA